CTCTCACCGGTCCAGAGACCGGAAGTGCACTGACAGATTCAGGACCCAGTGAAGGCACACACTCCCCTGCCCAGATGGTGCCTTGTTGTGGAATCTTCATGtggttgaaggaagtgtgttccTTCACACACTGTTACAGGTCCACTAATCCCCTTCCGTGAAGGCTTTGCCTCCATTACCTGatcgccccccacccccgtctctttttgtttatttgcttagtTTCGGGGTGGCTCTTACCTATAATTTCCtcttgaggcaggagaatcttgaGCTTAAGATTAGCttggactacatagagagaccttacTCAGAAAGAAGAATCGGGGAGTGGCAGAGGCAATGGCTTAGGAGGAAAATTGTTTACTGTGTGGGGACATGAGGGCTGAGTCTGAAcacccagcatcccagcatccctgtaGGCCTGGGTGGCTGGCCTATCATTAGGagtctgtctaagctccaccccacggCTAcgtggcaacagccaggtataacccgccccacagttgcctggcaacagccaggtaggcctggcctataaaagaaGATGCTAagaccctcctctccctcttatcTCTTACTCCTCTtatctcttgcctctcttactcccctcccctctccctccacatggtcatggccggcctctgcttctctactctcttcctctctctgcctttttctgcctccactaccccattaactcccatcctctgccctgaataaactctactctataccatgtctgggtgtgtctggtccctcagggggaaagggtacctgggcatgggcccgcctaggcacccccttccccacaccgccCGTATATTATACTCTCTAAACCTCTCTTTTTTTGAACATAACAATGGTGCTGAGACCCAGGAAACAACACATATAACCTCAGcactggaggtgggggagggattAGGTGGACCCCGTCTGTGTTCAAGTGtctgtgacagaaaaaaaaaaaaaaagacagatcaaAAAGGAACATAATTTCAGAATAAATAAAGGCTCTCTAAAACGAATGTGTTTGCCACTGTGGAAGATCACTTACTTCTTGtgctgtctttgtttttcttgcttgTCTTGGGCATGTAAAAACTTGTACTTGCAGCAGTCATCTGCCAGCTAGCCTAGTGCAGGGTCCTGTAGCCCTGAGTAGTGTCCCCAGGCCTCAGAGCCCTTCTACCTCCAAGTGACAAGCTGTCCAGCAGCACAGGGACATAGAGGGTCTCAGCAGGAAGAATACGGAGGAGgaggatctcagaagatgaagtTCGCAAGGAAAGGCCTTGGTGTTGGGGCAGAGAGACCTAGCGGGGAAGCCAGGCAGTAGACAAGGGAACACAaacaggcagctaggagaaaaAGCCGCTGGATCCCACTGGCTAAGCCTGTGCCGTGCGGCTCCTTCCCCAATCCCGAGTGGGGACCACGGTACCGTGAGCACAACACAGTTCTAACGCTGATGGAGATGAGGGTACGGGAAAGACTCAGCTATGAGCTCAGCCCTGTCTGGCCTATGCCTAGGGTGAGTGAACCAAGCCTGGGTCTTATGTGGGGAGCCTGCCCTGGGGCCCCTGGGCTGCCAGGAATAGATACTCCTCCGGGTGGActcaggtgggggaggggtgttgaaAGGACTCTGACCTCTGGGATTCTTTCCCTCTGCTTGTGTACGCTTTGCTGGGCTGCTGGAAGGACGCCTTTGACAAGTCCTAGGCTCTGCTAGCGCAGAAACAGACTGGAGTCCTCAATCGGGATCCAAAAAAACGCTCTTGTGTCCCGTGCTGATGGACTGAATACCCCAGCCCACCCCTGCACACATACCCTGCTCAGCTGGAAGCCAGTATCTTGGGATAATGaagtgtgaaaaataaaatccaagagAAGGAAGTTCTTAATGCCCCATTTTGGAGGCAAAATGGATTGATAGGAAAcaaatgaggggaaaaaaaagagaaagacagtgtATTAGCCTGCCCTGTTTCCCTCCGTGTTCATAGTAAGTGTACGCCCCAGTTCACCGAAAGGCACATTTCCCCCAGCCGTGGCTTCCCTTCTCATCTCTCTGACATTCTATACTAAGTTAAGTGCTGTGTAAAGATGCAGAGGAAGCACCAAGGGAGCCTGAGTCCCACCCAGGTTAGTGAGGCTCTACCCACAATCCCTAGAGCTTGGGAAGTCCAGGCAAGATGCCCtcagttcaaaaccagcctgggctacaagatgAGACCTTGTGGGGGTtgttgggtggggggaggggacgaGAGGTGCAAAAACAGTTTCCTGGATCTTCAACTCTGGTCATCGAGACTTCAGTCTGGGACTGCCTCTCTCCTTGAGTGTCTCTGTGTCACTGTCAGTTCATACATTTGCCCCCTTTCTTCCCACCCCAGTTCTTAAGAGGCATCAAGATCTGCTCTGCTTGGACAATGTCTATGAATCCCCTGACCTTGAGCTAGACACCAGCCAGCCAGAAGACAGAATGGCTGCATTTGTGGGAGTTAGGGGAGGGAAGGGTGTGGCAGCCCTAGAAGAAAACACTATGATAGTAACTTTCTTTTAAGTGTGGCAACAGACAGACTGTGTGACATATCAAGTTTAGCTTGTAAGGGGACAATGTGTCCCTAGAGTAGGTGTCCAAAGCTTCCCAACAAATTCACACCTGATTTTACCTCTTAGACTATCGATCTCTAAAGCCAAAAGCAGTTAACTCAAAATCCCACAATGCAATTCTCTCTGACCCAGGATCTCCCCAACCGCATTATCAAAGACAGCCTGGAATGCATACAAAGTCACACACACTTCCTTCTTTATTGTTATTCCCTGGACCTGGGTGGGGCGGGATATGGAACCTCTCTGACAGAAAGATGTAGGGAACAGGAAATGGAAGCTGTCTGCTTTCCACACCCGCCTGCCTCCTGGCTGAAGCTGTGGGATGGTGAGTTGACGGAGGCCATCAGctatgggaggagacaggaggcgCTTTTAGATACAAGCACAGTGTTGTGTAATAAGGTTGGGTACCATCTCATACTTGAAAGAGTAACCTCCGTCTGAGGTGGTTCGGACGCGAAGGGACCTCATGCTCCCCGGAAGGGCAGCACAGCAGGGCTTGGCCCCCGGCACCAGAAACAGGGGCTGAGCCGGGGTCGGGGGCACCCCAGCGACTGGCAGGGGCAGGTCGGAGGTGGGCATCCCGCAGCTACCATGGCAGTAGTGGAAGATGAAACTGGGAGGGTGTACGATCCAGCGGTCCCAGCCCAGCTCTTGGAAGGAGATGTTGAGGGCAGCTCGGTGGCAGAAGGCGTGGGCAGCGGGTTCCTCAGGAGGCCTCTGCAGCAGACGCAAAGCGGCGGGAGACCAAGGCCTCGGCATCGAGGGAGTGGAGCGCCGGGCCCTCTCCCCCGCACTCAGCGCTCTAGCCGTAGTGTGGGCCACCAGGAAAGGAGTGGTCTCAGGCCGGCCTGAGCAGGTACAGAGTGGGCATCGCAGCAGCAACGCCAGGATGGGGTGGGTCAGcagagggaaagcagaggccGCCAGGTGCAGCACAGCCCAGCGTGGAGGGGCCTGTCCCAGGGTCACAGGCACAGCCATGGGCCCCCCAGATGACAGCACCAGAAGATCCAGCAGGGGCGCAGAGCTGTTGGAGTCTGCAGTGCTCTTCCTGTCTAGCCCTGTGTGGAACCACAGCTGGGCCGAAGTCACCTGGTGGCTGCGGACATGTTGGGATGGCCGGAATACGTAAGTAAAGAgaccttcctcagcctcctgggcaAGCCCTCCAGCAGCTGCCTGCTCCTCACAGGTGGCACCTGCAGGGGACAGAAAAGAGAAGCCTGAAACACCTCTACCTGAGGAGAATGTGGGTGCCACCCCCAAGTGTGACTGTGTGTCACACACATCGAGTGCCACttagacccacacacacacacacacacacacacacacacaccccggagTCTTGGGAAAACTGACAGAGGCTCCGCAATATTCTACTCATCATCAAAACATGACATCGGCAATTTTTCTCCCAAGCGGTTTTGCCAGTTGATATATAGGGCAACGTGTGAGAACCCACTCCGCTCTCTAGCTCACCCTCAGGTGTACGTGAGAAGCTTAGGGTAGTGTCATCAGACACCATGAGGTGATTCTCATGCCTGGGGTGCGTGGGTgtgttttgttgcttttgctCTATCTCAGCATGTCAGAAACTTTAAATGATAAGTTTCTTAAGGTAACTGTGTTTTGAAAGAGCTTACAGGGTAGGgaggcagctcagttggtaaaatgcttgttGCTTCAGCATTAGGCCCAGAGTTCAATCCCAGTATCCACCGAAAGGGCTGAGTGCACTCTCGAGGTACTGAGCAGACAGACacttggggcttgctggccagtcagttGACCTTGTTAGTGAGGTTCTGGTTTAGTGAGAGACGAGTGACAGAGGTCAgtgtcaacctctgacctctgacctccacatacgtACAGGCCTACGCATAAACaaagacaggggaggaggaggaagaggaggaggaggaggagggaaagagaaagaatggggaaaaaaaggagaagagaacGGAGGTCAGTTCTGTCCCAGTGTCCACAGACTGTAGTAAATGTTATGGGCCAGCTGTTGTCAAAACTGCAATTGCGGCCATACTAGAACACATTATAAATTCTCACACGTTCTCCACTCTCAAGACAAGACACTGAAGCCACTGACAGTCGCTAATAAGTAGCAAGACAGGGATCCCGCTTGATCTGAAACCCTTACTTTGGGTACTACActgccagaggctgaggcagggaagcGAGGAGAGGAAGCGAGGAATGGGGCAATGGGAAGAGCCCAGCAGGAGAACTTCAGCCTTCTGGTCATCCACCCGGATATGGAAAACACATACAGGGATGAGGAAGAGACGCCTGGAGCCATAGACAGGCTCCCCAACCGAGCATTGCGCTGCACCCGAGACCCTCTCAAGTCCCAACCAACTGCTGAAAGCTAAGAAAAGGGTTGGGGGGCACAGGACACACAGGACAGACCGCAGACAGCAGCCTGAGCTCTGTCTCTACAGAGCCTTAGCTTCCCTTTCGTATCCCAAGCGCCCTAGGCTCACCGGATCAGTCCGGCTTGAGAAGTCGAGGCTACCACCTGTCTGATGTTGACCAGAGGGGCTTAGGGAATCGGCCCCTTGTTGCAAAGCTATTCACACCCAGAGCTGCCTGACTCCCCCGTCCACGAAATAGGTACCGGGTACTCTTCAAAGTTAACCTGCCCATCCCCACCTTCATTACCTGTAGCTGGGAAAAGGATGGCCTGGGAGACATCTTCCTCCTCTGGTTCAGAGGCCCTGTGCACAAAGCCCCCAAGGGCATGTCTTCGAGGCAGACGCCTTAGTCCAGGATCCCCACGTTCCCCATCCATGGCTGGGGG
The Apodemus sylvaticus chromosome 9, mApoSyl1.1, whole genome shotgun sequence DNA segment above includes these coding regions:
- the Inha gene encoding inhibin alpha chain, with amino-acid sequence MVTQPSLLLLLLLTLQDVNSCQRPELVRELVLAKVKALFLDALGPPAMDGERGDPGLRRLPRRHALGGFVHRASEPEEEDVSQAILFPATGATCEEQAAAGGLAQEAEEGLFTYVFRPSQHVRSHQVTSAQLWFHTGLDRKSTADSNSSAPLLDLLVLSSGGPMAVPVTLGQAPPRWAVLHLAASAFPLLTHPILALLLRCPLCTCSGRPETTPFLVAHTTARALSAGERARRSTPSMPRPWSPAALRLLQRPPEEPAAHAFCHRAALNISFQELGWDRWIVHPPSFIFHYCHGSCGMPTSDLPLPVAGVPPTPAQPLFLVPGAKPCCAALPGSMRSLRVRTTSDGGYSFKYEMVPNLITQHCACI